GCCGGCGATGACGAACTCCAGCGGCTCGCGCTTCTCGTTGGCGAGACTCGCCGTCCGGGCATGGAACGACGGTGCAGCCTCGGACACCCCGCACAGGTCCACGATGGTGGGCGCCACGTCCACCAGGCTCACCAGCATGTCAGAACGCGCTCCCGGCGCGAACACGCGCGGGTAGCGGATCACGAGCGGCACGTGCAGCGCGGGGTCGTACATGGTGCTGATGTGGTCCAGCTTGCCGTGCTCGCCCAGGTGCTCGCCGTGATCAGACACCACGATAACGATGGTGTCGTCCAGTACGCCGGCGCGCTGCAGCGCGTCGATCACGCGCCCCACCAGCGCGTCCGCCCACGCCACCTCACCGTCGTACAGGTCACTGAGAATAGCGAAGTCGGTCTCGTCCAGCGGCGTCTCGCCCACCAGGTGGCTCCACCCGGAGGTGATCTGTGCCAGCTCTTCCACGCGCTTCATGTCGTAGCCCTTGCGCAGGAACTCGCCCACGTACGGCGCCGCGGGCCGGTACGGCATGTGGGTGCCGTTGAGGTTGGCGAAGAGAAAGAAGGGGCGGTCGCCCTGCGCCGCCGATGCGATCCACGGCTCCAGCCGCCCCACCGTCATGTCCTCCATGGAAACCGCGTGCTGGGAACGATCCTGGTTCTCCGTGCGCCACATCTCGAGGTACTCCTGAAAGCCCTGCGCGAATCCGCGCTCGCCCGACACCCAGCTGTTGCAGACGAATCCCGCCGTGCGGTAGCCGGCCCCGCCCAGCACCTCCGCCACCGTGAGCGCGTCGTCGGGCAGGTGCAGCGTCTCCGACGTCGCCCCCACCTGCACCGGGTGCAGGCCGGTGAGCAACGAGGCGTGCGACGGCAGCGTCCAGAAGCAGGTGGCGTAGGCGTGCGTAAACAGCACCCCCTGCTGCGCCAGCGCGTCGATGCGAGGCGAGGTGTTGCGCGCGTAGCCCATGCACGAGAGCCGGTCGCCACGCAGTGTGTCGAGCACGATGAGCA
Above is a window of Candidatus Krumholzibacteriia bacterium DNA encoding:
- a CDS encoding sulfatase-like hydrolase/transferase, whose product is MRRFLLILVAACVALGGCGRAHKPNVVLIVLDTLRGDRLSCMGYARNTSPRIDALAQQGVLFTHAYATCFWTLPSHASLLTGLHPVQVGATSETLHLPDDALTVAEVLGGAGYRTAGFVCNSWVSGERGFAQGFQEYLEMWRTENQDRSQHAVSMEDMTVGRLEPWIASAAQGDRPFFLFANLNGTHMPYRPAAPYVGEFLRKGYDMKRVEELAQITSGWSHLVGETPLDETDFAILSDLYDGEVAWADALVGRVIDALQRAGVLDDTIVIVVSDHGEHLGEHGKLDHISTMYDPALHVPLVIRYPRVFAPGARSDMLVSLVDVAPTIVDLCGVSEAAPSFHARTASLANEKREPLEFVIAGNERPLMGIKLLQSKHPGYDWESIDYRMRCLRAPAHKLIWNESHSVELYNLAKDPAEENNLAETQANLQRQMMGVLVKSYEKMGENKEHFMFESSDREALELLRSLGYIN